In the Setaria italica strain Yugu1 chromosome VI, Setaria_italica_v2.0, whole genome shotgun sequence genome, one interval contains:
- the LOC101780193 gene encoding agamous-like MADS-box protein AGL66 isoform X1, protein MGRVKLPIRRIENTTNRQVTFSKRRNGLVKKAYELSVLCDIDVALLMFSPSGRLSHFSGRNGVEDVILRYMNLSEHDRGGAVQNREYLVSMLQRLKREGDMATQLANPGALSERIKEIQREIYSSQQQLHISEERLRLFEPDPAAFSSTSELDGCEKLLADLLDRVVQRKNYLLGEHMTPFDPTASGMEGTNGAQMFTDQQAAEGMGTFAGDAALWAAADVGSDDPGHQMFGGSDPLIYLSRDQDVYDATSQVAGLHGDPCAAAPARPTPTPTRGGRSTPAPSCSPGSSPPRRSLSCRTGWCRTTSSCRCPTAAAAAAAWWPRRSRWRRRRRAALTCPATTPARRLRRTTALRHRRTSPDLT, encoded by the exons ATGGGGCGCGTGAAGCTGCCCATCAGGAGGATCGAGAACACCACCAACCGGCAGGTGACCTTCTCCAAGCGCCGCAATGGGCTCGTCAAGAAGGCCTACGAGCTCTCCGTCCTCTGCGACATCGACGTCGCGCTCCTCATGTTCTCGCCCTCCGGCCGCCTCAGCCACTTCTCCGGCCGCAACGG GGTGGAGGACGTGATCCTTCGGTACATGAACCTCTCGGAGCACGACAGGGGAGG CGCCGTCCAGAACCGAGAG TACCTCGTCAGCATGCTCCAGCGGCTCAAGCGCGAGGGTGACATGGCCACGCAGCTAGCCAA CCCCGGGGCACTGAGCGAGAGAATCAAG GAGATCCAGCGGGAGATTTACTCttcgcagcagcagctgcacatCTCCGAGGAACGCCTGAG GCTGTTCGAGCCAGACCCTGCCGCGTTCAGCTCCACGAGCGAGCTCGACGGCTGCGAGAAGCTCCTCGCCGACTTGCTGGACCGTGTGGTCCAACGGAAG AACTACTTGCTGGGCGAGCACATGACCCCGTTCGATCCGACAGCATCTGGGATGGAG GGGACAAATGGAGCGCAGATGTTCACGGACCAGCAAGCGGCGGAGGGCATGGGCACgttcgccggcgacgccgcgctGTGGGCCGCCGCCGATGTGGGGTCCGACGACCCAGGCCATCAGATGTTCGGTGGGTCCGACCCGCTGATCTACCTCAG CAGGGACCAGGACGTGTACGACGCCACCTCCCAGGTGGCCGGGCTGCACGGCGACCCgtgcgcggccgcgccggcgaggccgacgccgacgccgacgcgtgGCGGGAGGAGTACACCTGCACCGAGCTGCTCTCCGGGCTCATCCCCGCCACGCCGTTCCCTCTCATGCCG CACTGGCTGGTGCCGGACGACGAGTTCCTGCCGAtgcccgacggcggcggcggcggcggcggcatggtggcCGCGCAGGAGCAGGTGGAGGCGTCGACGGCGAGCTGCTCTTACGTGCCCAGCGACGACGCCGGCACGCCGGCTGCGGCGTACGACAGCACTACGGCACCGGCGAACGTCGCCTGACCTGACCTGA
- the LOC101780193 gene encoding agamous-like MADS-box protein AGL66 isoform X3, with product MGRVKLPIRRIENTTNRQVTFSKRRNGLVKKAYELSVLCDIDVALLMFSPSGRLSHFSGRNGVEDVILRYMNLSEHDRGGAVQNREYLVSMLQRLKREGDMATQLANPGALSERIKEIQREIYSSQQQLHISEERLRLFEPDPAAFSSTSELDGCEKLLADLLDRVVQRKNYLLGEHMTPFDPTASGMEGTNGAQMFTDQQAAEGMGTFAGDAALWAAADVGSDDPGHQMFGGSDPLIYLSRDQDVYDATSQVAGLHGDPCAAAPARPTPTPTRGGRSTPAPSCSPGSSPPRRSLSCR from the exons ATGGGGCGCGTGAAGCTGCCCATCAGGAGGATCGAGAACACCACCAACCGGCAGGTGACCTTCTCCAAGCGCCGCAATGGGCTCGTCAAGAAGGCCTACGAGCTCTCCGTCCTCTGCGACATCGACGTCGCGCTCCTCATGTTCTCGCCCTCCGGCCGCCTCAGCCACTTCTCCGGCCGCAACGG GGTGGAGGACGTGATCCTTCGGTACATGAACCTCTCGGAGCACGACAGGGGAGG CGCCGTCCAGAACCGAGAG TACCTCGTCAGCATGCTCCAGCGGCTCAAGCGCGAGGGTGACATGGCCACGCAGCTAGCCAA CCCCGGGGCACTGAGCGAGAGAATCAAG GAGATCCAGCGGGAGATTTACTCttcgcagcagcagctgcacatCTCCGAGGAACGCCTGAG GCTGTTCGAGCCAGACCCTGCCGCGTTCAGCTCCACGAGCGAGCTCGACGGCTGCGAGAAGCTCCTCGCCGACTTGCTGGACCGTGTGGTCCAACGGAAG AACTACTTGCTGGGCGAGCACATGACCCCGTTCGATCCGACAGCATCTGGGATGGAG GGGACAAATGGAGCGCAGATGTTCACGGACCAGCAAGCGGCGGAGGGCATGGGCACgttcgccggcgacgccgcgctGTGGGCCGCCGCCGATGTGGGGTCCGACGACCCAGGCCATCAGATGTTCGGTGGGTCCGACCCGCTGATCTACCTCAG CAGGGACCAGGACGTGTACGACGCCACCTCCCAGGTGGCCGGGCTGCACGGCGACCCgtgcgcggccgcgccggcgaggccgacgccgacgccgacgcgtgGCGGGAGGAGTACACCTGCACCGAGCTGCTCTCCGGGCTCATCCCCGCCACGCCGTTCCCTCTCATGCCGGTGA
- the LOC101780193 gene encoding agamous-like MADS-box protein AGL66 isoform X2, producing MGRVKLPIRRIENTTNRQVTFSKRRNGLVKKAYELSVLCDIDVALLMFSPSGRLSHFSGRNGVEDVILRYMNLSEHDRGGAVQNREYLVSMLQRLKREGDMATQLANPGALSERIKEIQREIYSSQQQLHISEERLRLFEPDPAAFSSTSELDGCEKLLADLLDRVVQRKNYLLGEHMTPFDPTASGMEGTNGAQMFTDQQAAEGMGTFAGDAALWAAADVGSDDPGHQMFGGSDPLIYLRDQDVYDATSQVAGLHGDPCAAAPARPTPTPTRGGRSTPAPSCSPGSSPPRRSLSCRTGWCRTTSSCRCPTAAAAAAAWWPRRSRWRRRRRAALTCPATTPARRLRRTTALRHRRTSPDLT from the exons ATGGGGCGCGTGAAGCTGCCCATCAGGAGGATCGAGAACACCACCAACCGGCAGGTGACCTTCTCCAAGCGCCGCAATGGGCTCGTCAAGAAGGCCTACGAGCTCTCCGTCCTCTGCGACATCGACGTCGCGCTCCTCATGTTCTCGCCCTCCGGCCGCCTCAGCCACTTCTCCGGCCGCAACGG GGTGGAGGACGTGATCCTTCGGTACATGAACCTCTCGGAGCACGACAGGGGAGG CGCCGTCCAGAACCGAGAG TACCTCGTCAGCATGCTCCAGCGGCTCAAGCGCGAGGGTGACATGGCCACGCAGCTAGCCAA CCCCGGGGCACTGAGCGAGAGAATCAAG GAGATCCAGCGGGAGATTTACTCttcgcagcagcagctgcacatCTCCGAGGAACGCCTGAG GCTGTTCGAGCCAGACCCTGCCGCGTTCAGCTCCACGAGCGAGCTCGACGGCTGCGAGAAGCTCCTCGCCGACTTGCTGGACCGTGTGGTCCAACGGAAG AACTACTTGCTGGGCGAGCACATGACCCCGTTCGATCCGACAGCATCTGGGATGGAG GGGACAAATGGAGCGCAGATGTTCACGGACCAGCAAGCGGCGGAGGGCATGGGCACgttcgccggcgacgccgcgctGTGGGCCGCCGCCGATGTGGGGTCCGACGACCCAGGCCATCAGATGTTCGGTGGGTCCGACCCGCTGATCTACCTCAG GGACCAGGACGTGTACGACGCCACCTCCCAGGTGGCCGGGCTGCACGGCGACCCgtgcgcggccgcgccggcgaggccgacgccgacgccgacgcgtgGCGGGAGGAGTACACCTGCACCGAGCTGCTCTCCGGGCTCATCCCCGCCACGCCGTTCCCTCTCATGCCG CACTGGCTGGTGCCGGACGACGAGTTCCTGCCGAtgcccgacggcggcggcggcggcggcggcatggtggcCGCGCAGGAGCAGGTGGAGGCGTCGACGGCGAGCTGCTCTTACGTGCCCAGCGACGACGCCGGCACGCCGGCTGCGGCGTACGACAGCACTACGGCACCGGCGAACGTCGCCTGACCTGACCTGA
- the LOC101780193 gene encoding agamous-like MADS-box protein AGL66 isoform X4, whose protein sequence is MGRVKLPIRRIENTTNRQVTFSKRRNGLVKKAYELSVLCDIDVALLMFSPSGRLSHFSGRNGVEDVILRYMNLSEHDRGGAVQNREYLVSMLQRLKREGDMATQLANPGALSERIKEIQREIYSSQQQLHISEERLRLFEPDPAAFSSTSELDGCEKLLADLLDRVVQRKNYLLGEHMTPFDPTASGMEGTNGAQMFTDQQAAEGMGTFAGDAALWAAADVGSDDPGHQMFGGSDPLIYLRDQDVYDATSQVAGLHGADADAWREEYTCTELLSGLIPATPFPLMPHWLVPDDEFLPMPDGGGGGGGMVAAQEQVEASTASCSYVPSDDAGTPAAAYDSTTAPANVA, encoded by the exons ATGGGGCGCGTGAAGCTGCCCATCAGGAGGATCGAGAACACCACCAACCGGCAGGTGACCTTCTCCAAGCGCCGCAATGGGCTCGTCAAGAAGGCCTACGAGCTCTCCGTCCTCTGCGACATCGACGTCGCGCTCCTCATGTTCTCGCCCTCCGGCCGCCTCAGCCACTTCTCCGGCCGCAACGG GGTGGAGGACGTGATCCTTCGGTACATGAACCTCTCGGAGCACGACAGGGGAGG CGCCGTCCAGAACCGAGAG TACCTCGTCAGCATGCTCCAGCGGCTCAAGCGCGAGGGTGACATGGCCACGCAGCTAGCCAA CCCCGGGGCACTGAGCGAGAGAATCAAG GAGATCCAGCGGGAGATTTACTCttcgcagcagcagctgcacatCTCCGAGGAACGCCTGAG GCTGTTCGAGCCAGACCCTGCCGCGTTCAGCTCCACGAGCGAGCTCGACGGCTGCGAGAAGCTCCTCGCCGACTTGCTGGACCGTGTGGTCCAACGGAAG AACTACTTGCTGGGCGAGCACATGACCCCGTTCGATCCGACAGCATCTGGGATGGAG GGGACAAATGGAGCGCAGATGTTCACGGACCAGCAAGCGGCGGAGGGCATGGGCACgttcgccggcgacgccgcgctGTGGGCCGCCGCCGATGTGGGGTCCGACGACCCAGGCCATCAGATGTTCGGTGGGTCCGACCCGCTGATCTACCTCAG GGACCAGGACGTGTACGACGCCACCTCCCAGGTGGCCGGGCTGCACGG cgccgacgccgacgcgtgGCGGGAGGAGTACACCTGCACCGAGCTGCTCTCCGGGCTCATCCCCGCCACGCCGTTCCCTCTCATGCCG CACTGGCTGGTGCCGGACGACGAGTTCCTGCCGAtgcccgacggcggcggcggcggcggcggcatggtggcCGCGCAGGAGCAGGTGGAGGCGTCGACGGCGAGCTGCTCTTACGTGCCCAGCGACGACGCCGGCACGCCGGCTGCGGCGTACGACAGCACTACGGCACCGGCGAACGTCGCCTGA
- the LOC101781936 gene encoding E3 ubiquitin-protein ligase RGLG2, translated as MGSFFSKENQPGGRQPHDYNHSHNQNNGAATASRGGKNRYAKIGDDYHTLEQVTDALAHAGLESSNLIVGIDFTKSNEWTGKVSYNNQSLHAMGNTPNPYEQAISIIGRTLARFDEDNLIPCFGFGDATTHDRSVFSFNHDNQPCDGFEQALSRYREIVPQLKLAGPTSFAPIIETAIGIVDSSGGQYHVLLIIADGQVTRSIDTGNGRLSPQERETIDAIVKASDYPLSIVLVGVGDGPWDMMRQFDDNIPSRAFDNFQFVNFTQIMSRPIPTSKKEAEFALSALMEIPEQFKAAMSLQLLGKRRGFPNRPVLPPPVSNQQQYSGFSAVKQTQSTSYSGCSAAKQTQSTGYGAAPKTPSAPREDSDIGDPQTCPICWNQAKNLAFGCGHQTCSDCAKDLKVCPMCQKAISVRLKLY; from the exons ATGGGGTCGTTTTTCTCCAAGGAGAATCAGCCCGGGGGGCGGCAGCCGCACGACTACAATCACAGCCACAATCAGAACAACGGTGCCGCGACTGCGAGCAGAGGGGGCAAGAATCGGTATGCCAAGATCGGCGACGATTACCACACCCTGGAGCAG GTCACCGATGCCCTTGCGCATGCTGGTCTGGAGTCCTCAAATCTGATTGTTGGGATTGATTTCACAAAGAGCAATGAGTGGACAG GCAAAGTGTCCTACAATAACCAGAGCTTGCACGCAATGGGAAACACTCCAAACCCATATGAGCAGGCTATTTCCATCATAGGGAGAACCCTTGCACGCTTTGATGAGGATAACCTGATACCATGCTTTGGATTTGGCGACG CAACTACTCATGATCGGTCAGTATTTAGCTTTAATCATGATAACCAGCCCTGTGATGGCTTCGAGCAAGCACTTTCTCGGTACAGAGAAATCGTTCCACAACTTAAGCTGGCTG GTCCAACTTCATTTGCACCAATCATTGAGACTGCTATTGGAATTGTTGATAGTAGTGGTGGCCAGTATCATGTCCTGCTTATAATAGCAGATGGACAG GTTACACGCAGCATTGACACAGGCAATGGACGGTTGAGCCCACAGGAAAGGGAGACCATAGATGCCATTGTGAAGGCTAG CGATTACCCTCTTTCAATTGTGCTTGTTGGGGTTGGTGATGGACCATGGGACATGATGAGGCAATTCGACGACAACATACCTTCTCGGGCATTCGACAATTTTCAG TTTGTGAACTTCACACAGATCATGTCTAGACCTATACCCACAAGCAAAAAGGAGGCCGAATTTGCTCTTTCAGCATTGATGGAGATCCCAGAACAGTTCAAAGCAGCAATGAGTCTCCAGCTTCTTGG CAAACGAAGAGGATTTCCCAACCGGCCAGTGTTGCCTCCACCTGTGAGCAATCAGCAACAGTACTCTGGATTTTCAGCAGTCAAACAGACCCAATCTACTAGCTACTCTGGCTGTTCAGCAGCCAAACAGACCCAATCTACTGGCTATGGAGCAGCACCGAAAACCCCATCGGCGCCTCGAGAGGATAGCGATATAGGTGATCCGCAG ACCTGTCCAATCTGCTGGAACCAAGCGAAGAACCTTGCTTTCGGGTGTGGCCATCAG ACGTGCTCCGACTGCGCAAAGGATCTGAAGGTGTGCCCGATGTGCCAAAAGGCGATCTCGGTGAGGCTGAAGCTCTACTGA